The genomic segment CCACCCGGCTTGCACCTGCGGGAGATCTTGTCGTCGAGTGCACTCTAAGATTCTCCCTGCTGGCTTGCGCAGAGTCGCAATGGCAGCGGGCTGAGGAGTGGGCGCAAGACGCCATCGATCTCGCATCCAAGTGCGGGATGGACTGGGAAGAGGCTCAGGGATGGGGTCTTCTCAGCCTGGCTCTCGAATTCCAGAGCAAAGAAGATAAGGCCGCTCAAGCCGACCTCCGGGCAAAAGAACTCTTTCGGGAAATGGGCCGGGGGCAGAACGCTGATCTCGTTGGCGGCTGGCGTCTCTATCTCATGCGAATCAAGAAGGAGCATCGCGATCCAGAGATCCAAATGAAGTCCTCCCGATCCCCATCGAAACGAAGTTTATCAAAACCCGTCAAGCTTGATTCCATTTGGGAGAAGATCGGCCTTATCACCGGGTCCATCGGGATGATTCAGGTCTTGGAGCAAACACGCCACCTGGCTGAGGATGGGGCTTTCATTCTCCTCGTCGGCGAAACAGGAACCGGGAAAGAACTCGTCGCCCGCGGGATTCATGATCTTGCCGGCCGAAAGGGCCGCTTCGTTCCGTTCAATTGTGGCGCTTGTCCTGATGCTCTAATACTGAGCGAGCTTTTCGGAGCAGAGCAGGGAGCCTTCACCGGCGCCATCCGCAATCGACACGGATTGGTGCGGGAGGCAGAGGAAGGCACCCTATTTTTGGATGAAGTGGGTGAGCTGTCACCTCGAGCGCAAGTCGCCTTGTTGCGTTTTCTTGACCACGGTGAGGTCAGGGCTCTTGGATCGACACGCATCCGCAATGTTCAACTGGGGATTGTCGCCGCCACACAGCGGACTCTGCTTCGCAAGTTGAGAAGTGGTGATTTCCGCAGGGATCTTTTTTATCGATTGGCTCAAGGCCTGATCGATATCCCACCCTTGCGGGACCGGCTTGAAGATCTTCCGCTCCTGATTCGCCATTTTTGGAAGCGGGGCGCCAATGGGGATGATCCGGAGATGCCGGAGGTTTTGATCGAGGAGAAGGGCTTGCGGATACTCCGAGAGTATGCCTGGCCTGGAAATATCCGCGAGCTCGATCATTTCGTCCGCGGGCTGAGGCTGCGTTGGAAGGTGTTGAAGACGGAAACGTCCTTCGATCTTGAGCTGATACGAGAAGCGCTTGCCGGCATCAAGGTGAGTCTGAAGCCCGATCAAGAGAAGTTGTTCAGCCGCGAGGAGGTTAAGGCGGCGATCAAAGCTTCCAAGGGGAGCATAAGCCGCGCGGCCCGATTGCTGGGGATATCCCGACAGAAACTATATCGCATCCTTGGCTAGACAAGGGATCGGCCGTTTTCCTTCCTGTTTTCCTACCCTGATTGGTTTAGAGAAAGCGGATTCTTTTTTCATTCGGATGATCCGGCAGCCCGGAAAGACCTGAAAAAGTGTCCGGAAAGTGTCCGGTTGTCCGGAGCGGACACATTTTCCTGGAAGCAGAGCGTTGAAAGGGTGTTTTTTGTATAGGATTTGATACGGCACGTGATTTGGCACAACGCCGCAATCTACACGTAATCAATAGGTTCCGAGACACCCGACGCTCACTTTGTATCAGATAATCTCCGGGAATGCGTCATAGTCCTGATCCTCCGAAAAAGTGTCCGGAGTGTCCAGTGTGTTGAATGAGCTTCTGCGGTTTATGGGAACGACGACATCTTTTGCCCGGCCAGGGGAAAGGGTACCCCCCCCAATCACTGGATGAAAACACGGGAACATGTTTAGTATAAATGCACTGGAGGCTTTTCAACAGTGCGACTCCACGAGGATACCCAATGCTGGATTTCGACGTGCCTTGGCACGGAGATTGTAATAACAATATTTACGACAAGTCCGGCAGTACCTTTTTACAGGCGCGACTTTCATGAGCTGATTTTGGATTGACCTTGAATTGGGCGACCGGGAGGCGGAAATGAGAGCGCTGAATGTCACCTCGATACTCCTTTTGGGATGTTTTGGAATTCTACTTTTGCAGGGTTGTGGGGACCGGGTCACAGATACGGAATTCAAGACCGATCATGGTGTCACCGGCGGGATATCCTTCGAGCAGCCTGGAGAACCCGAATGGGAATGGATTGTCTTTGATTCAGAGACGGGCATAATCGACGATCAATTGTTTCTCTATGTTTATGATTCTGAGGCTGATCCCGTTCTTGCCGTCAAGATCAGGGATTCCGGGATGATTGCCTGTTTAGAATCAATGGCATGTGGCGCATTAAACGATGAATATGATATGCCCAAACTCGTTGATCCGGAAATTATTGAAGCTGTCTTATTGTACTTGTTCCCCAACGGCGATCGGCAGGTGATAATGACCTGGTCCATGATCAAGTGGTGTCATCTTCATCCGGGCGATGAGAGGTGTATACCGAAACCCAAAGACGAGGGTTAGATTTGAGCCGGTTTGGATGGGCCATTCTTCATTGGTTAAACGATCTTGTCCATCCAATGAGGGGCTGGAAGGAGGTTCTTCGATGCGGTATGCGATCGTGCTGGTGTTGTTGGTGATTTTAAGCGCACCTGGCTGGGCTGAAACGGCGGTCATCGACACCGGAGAAGTCTACGCCTACGGACATCAATTGATCGCCCCCTACACCCTGGAGCGAACCGAGACCCGTATCACGATCAACGGCATCCAGGTTTGTCCGAGCGTGCATGAACCGGATGAACAAGACCGGAGCCATTCATCAACGCCGGCAAAATTAACACCTCGAGGTGAGGTTGAACAACAGCTGCGCGAGAGGGAGGCCAAATTGTGGAAAGAAGGACGATCGCTCGAGGAGATCACCCCTGCGGTAGTCAAAATGGCGCTTGAATACGCGTTGGTTGACACGATCACGGATGTGAGGGAGGCGTCCTTCTTTATCTGGTTCACGGATGACAAGGATTCAGACAAGCGCGAAGCGCAGAAGTTCTTGGTCGGACCGCCGAGCCCAAAACCCTCACTTGCCAGCATGTTGAATGAGGAATTCAAGTTGTGGACTCAGTCCCTGAATAAGGGTTGCTTGGTGATCCAGTCATCGAATGTGCGCCAGTCTGTCTTAGGCAACACCGCGACTGCACAAGCCGTTCGCGACGAGATCGTTGTCGCCCGTTCCATGACGGTTGCTGTTATTGAAGCCACATGGGCGAGCGAAAAACACTACCTGTGGGTTTCCAGCGCCAAGGAGTTCGCCAAGCCGCTTCCGCTGGAGCTGGCGCGAGGGGGAAATTAGCGATGCGATCTCTACTCTTCGGCAATCTCCTCATGCTATTGACTTCCGCCGGTGTCATGGCGGCCTGTGAAACTTCCACTTCAAACACCGCTGCGGTGATCGAGCCCTACATGTTTGCACTTGGACCGGGCCGGGGAGCGTTTGTTGTCTCTGCCAACAAGCAAAAATACGAAGTAACTGAGTATTATGAGGATAATGGCGACATTTCTAATGGCTGCGGTGTGAATGAATGGGTCGATATTCTCTCCCTATGATATCCGGCATCTACTTTGCCAGATTTCAATCTGAAAACAATAATAGCAAGTGCAAACTTGTTGTTTTGAAATAGAGGTGGATCATGCGTGCCGTAATTCTTTTACTTACTTTGTTTATCCTGGCTTTCAGGGTAGAGGCATGTGATAAAGAAGAAACG from the Candidatus Eisenbacteria bacterium genome contains:
- a CDS encoding sigma 54-interacting transcriptional regulator, giving the protein NRMGLLEQSLETFKQAHRQARQIGHSTLILRSALGLGMLAARSGDWQEARRLLLDCWRMARRMEMPREECLSLEFLGETLALCGRLPAAHRALNLCHRLATRLAPAGDLVVECTLRFSLLACAESQWQRAEEWAQDAIDLASKCGMDWEEAQGWGLLSLALEFQSKEDKAAQADLRAKELFREMGRGQNADLVGGWRLYLMRIKKEHRDPEIQMKSSRSPSKRSLSKPVKLDSIWEKIGLITGSIGMIQVLEQTRHLAEDGAFILLVGETGTGKELVARGIHDLAGRKGRFVPFNCGACPDALILSELFGAEQGAFTGAIRNRHGLVREAEEGTLFLDEVGELSPRAQVALLRFLDHGEVRALGSTRIRNVQLGIVAATQRTLLRKLRSGDFRRDLFYRLAQGLIDIPPLRDRLEDLPLLIRHFWKRGANGDDPEMPEVLIEEKGLRILREYAWPGNIRELDHFVRGLRLRWKVLKTETSFDLELIREALAGIKVSLKPDQEKLFSREEVKAAIKASKGSISRAARLLGISRQKLYRILG